Proteins encoded in a region of the Raphanus sativus cultivar WK10039 chromosome 8, ASM80110v3, whole genome shotgun sequence genome:
- the LOC108819502 gene encoding probable 3-hydroxyisobutyrate dehydrogenase, mitochondrial isoform X1 — protein MAILRAQALLSLSKLKTSLRLLHRFSSSSSHHSTQFQNVGFIGLGNMGSRMVNNLVKAGFNVTVHDISRDAMKMFTEMGVSARETPYEVAQDSQVVITMLPSSSHVMDVYTGTNGLLHGDKAIRPALLIDSSTIDPQTTRKISLAVSNCNLKDKRDNWEKPVMLDAPVSGGVLAAEAATLTFMVGGPEDAYLAARPILQSMGRTSIYCGGSGNGSAAKICNNLAMAVSMLGTSEALALGQSLGISATTLTQVLNTSSGQCWSSDKYNPVPGVMKGVPSSRDYSGGFASKLMAKDLSLAAASAEEVGHKSALIYKAHEIYKKMCEDGHETKDFSCVFRHFYNGKDEV, from the exons ATGGCGATTCTTAGAGCGCAAGCCTTACTCTCtctttcaaaactcaaaaccagTTTAAGGCTTCTTCACAGATTCTCTTCGTCATCATCACATCATTCAACTCAATTCCAG AATGTTGGTTTCATAGGGCTAGGAAACATGGGATCAAGAATGGTGAATAATCTAGTTAAAGCTGGATTTAACGTTACCGTTCATGACAT AAGCCGTGATGCTATGAAGATGTTCACTGAAATGGGAGTATCTGCTAGAGAAACTCCTTATGAAGTTGCTCAAGATAGCCAAGTTGTGATTACCATGTTGCCTTCTTCATCTCAC GTGATGGATGTGTACACAGGAACAAATGGGTTGCTTCATGGAGACAAGGCTATAAGACCAGCTTTGTTGATAGATTCATCCACTATTGATCCACAAACCACCCGCAAAATCTCTCTTGCTGTTTCTAACTGTAATCTGAAAGATAAGAGAG ATAATTGGGAAAAGCCTGTCATGTTGGATGCTCCTGTGTCAGGAGGTGTTCTTGCTGCAGAAGCTGCTACACTTACTTTCATG GTTGGAGGTCCCGAAGATGCTTACTTAGCCGCAAGACCAATACTTCAATCAATGGGCAGAACTTCCATCTACTGTGGTGGTTCAGGAAATGGATCT GCTGCAAAGATTTGTAACAATTTGGCAATGGCTGTGAGTATGCTGGGTACTTCAGAAGCTTTAGCTCTTGGTCAGTCACTTGGAATATCTGCCACCACTTTAACTCAAGTGTTAAACACATCTAGTGGCCAATGTTGGAGTAG CGACAAATATAATCCAGTTCCAGGAGTAATGAAAGGTGTGCCCTCTTCAAGAGATTACAGTGGAGGTTTCGCCTCCAAACTTATG GCTAAAGACTTAAGTTTAGCAGCAGCCTCAGCTGAAGAAGTTGGACACAAGAGCGCATTGATATACAAAGCACATGAGAT tTACAAGAAGATGTGCGAGGATGGGCATGAAACAAAGGACTTTTCCTGTGTTTTCAGACACTTCTACAATGGCAAAGATGAGGTCTGA
- the LOC108819502 gene encoding probable 3-hydroxyisobutyrate dehydrogenase, mitochondrial isoform X2, with protein sequence MKMFTEMGVSARETPYEVAQDSQVVITMLPSSSHVMDVYTGTNGLLHGDKAIRPALLIDSSTIDPQTTRKISLAVSNCNLKDKRDNWEKPVMLDAPVSGGVLAAEAATLTFMVGGPEDAYLAARPILQSMGRTSIYCGGSGNGSAAKICNNLAMAVSMLGTSEALALGQSLGISATTLTQVLNTSSGQCWSSDKYNPVPGVMKGVPSSRDYSGGFASKLMAKDLSLAAASAEEVGHKSALIYKAHEIYKKMCEDGHETKDFSCVFRHFYNGKDEV encoded by the exons ATGAAGATGTTCACTGAAATGGGAGTATCTGCTAGAGAAACTCCTTATGAAGTTGCTCAAGATAGCCAAGTTGTGATTACCATGTTGCCTTCTTCATCTCAC GTGATGGATGTGTACACAGGAACAAATGGGTTGCTTCATGGAGACAAGGCTATAAGACCAGCTTTGTTGATAGATTCATCCACTATTGATCCACAAACCACCCGCAAAATCTCTCTTGCTGTTTCTAACTGTAATCTGAAAGATAAGAGAG ATAATTGGGAAAAGCCTGTCATGTTGGATGCTCCTGTGTCAGGAGGTGTTCTTGCTGCAGAAGCTGCTACACTTACTTTCATG GTTGGAGGTCCCGAAGATGCTTACTTAGCCGCAAGACCAATACTTCAATCAATGGGCAGAACTTCCATCTACTGTGGTGGTTCAGGAAATGGATCT GCTGCAAAGATTTGTAACAATTTGGCAATGGCTGTGAGTATGCTGGGTACTTCAGAAGCTTTAGCTCTTGGTCAGTCACTTGGAATATCTGCCACCACTTTAACTCAAGTGTTAAACACATCTAGTGGCCAATGTTGGAGTAG CGACAAATATAATCCAGTTCCAGGAGTAATGAAAGGTGTGCCCTCTTCAAGAGATTACAGTGGAGGTTTCGCCTCCAAACTTATG GCTAAAGACTTAAGTTTAGCAGCAGCCTCAGCTGAAGAAGTTGGACACAAGAGCGCATTGATATACAAAGCACATGAGAT tTACAAGAAGATGTGCGAGGATGGGCATGAAACAAAGGACTTTTCCTGTGTTTTCAGACACTTCTACAATGGCAAAGATGAGGTCTGA
- the LOC108822739 gene encoding LRR receptor-like serine/threonine-protein kinase GHR1 codes for MMNLSRFLLLSMLFMSAMGQLPSQDIMALLEFKKGIKHDPTGFVLNSWNDESIDFNNGCPSSWNGIACNGGNVAAVVLDNLGLSADADLSVFSNLTMLVRLSMANNSISGVLPSNLGSFKSLQYLDLSDNLLSSSLPKEFGRAVSLKNLSLAGNNFSGEVPESMGGLVSLQSLDMSRNSFSGPLPKSLTTLNDLLYLNLSSNGFTGKIPRGFELVPSLQVLDLHGNSFDGNLDGLFFLSTNASYVDFSGNRLVTTSGKLLPGVSESIKHLNLSHNQLEGSLTSGFQLFQNLKVLDLSYNQLSGELPGFNYVYDLQVLKLSNNRFSGSLPNNLLKGDSLLLTTLDLSGNNLSGPISAIMSTTLHTLDLSSNSLTGELPLLTGSCVFLDLSNNQFEGNLTRWSKWENVEYLDLSQNRFTGSFPDVSPQLLRANHLNLSYNKLTGSLPERIPTHYPKLGVLDISSNTLDGPLPSTLLSMPTLEEIHLQNNGMTGSIGPLPYSPGSRIRLLDLSHNRFDGDLASAFGSLTSLQVLNLAANNLSGSLPNSMDKMVSLSSLDVSQNHFTGPLPSNLSSSLVAFNVSYNDLSGTVPENLKSFPPPSFYPGNSQLILPAGSSTSASEVSKGKPMNLLIKVVIIVSCAIALVILILVAVLLFCICKSRRREERSSIIAGKDTNRRDQTVPSGSGGGGGTVVSAEDLVASRKDSSSGILSPDEKLAVVATGFSPSKTSNLSWSPGSGDSLPPDQQLARLDVRSPDRLVGELQFLDESIRLTPEELSRAPAEVLGRSSHGTSYRATLDNGVFLTVKWLREGVAKQRKEFAKEVKKFTNIRHPNVVTLRGYYWGPTQHEKLILSDYISPGSLASFLYDRPGRKGPPLAWIQRLKIAVDVARGLNYLHFDRAVPHGNLKATNILLEGEELNARVSDYCLHRLMTQAGTVEQILDAGILGYRAPELAASRKPLPSFKADVYAFGVILLEILTGRCAGDVITVEQEGVDLTDWVRLRVAEGRGAECFDSVLTQEMGSDSVTEKGTKEVLGVALRCIRPVSERPGIKTIYEDLSSI; via the exons ATGATGAATCTCTCCAGGTTTTTGTTACTATCCATGTTGTTCATGTCTGCAATGGGGCAGCTTCCTTCACAGGACATCATGGCATTGCTCGAGTTCAAGAAAGGCATCAAGCATGACCCAACAGGCTTCGTCCTTAACTCCTGGAACGATGAGTCCATAGACTTCAACAACGGCTGTCCTTCTTCGTGGAACGGTATTGCCTGCAACGGTGGTAACGTGGCTGCTGTCGTTTTAGACAATTTGGGTTTGTCTGCGGATGCTGATCTCAGTGTGTTCTCCAACTTGACAATGCTTGTCAGACTCTCCATGGCTAACAACTCAATCTCCGGTGTGTTACCGAGTAACTTAGGCAGTTTCAAAAGCCTCCAGTACCTTGATTTGTCTGATAACCTCTTGTCTTCGTCCTTGCCAAAAGAGTTTGGTAGAGCGGTGAGCTTGAAGAATCTCTCTTTGGCTGGTAACAACTTCTCTGGTGAGGTTCCGGAGTCTATGGGAGGTTTGGTTTCGCTTCAGTCTTTGGATATGAGTCGCAACTCCTTCTCTGGACCTCTGCCGAAGTCCTTGACAACGCTGAACGATCTGCTCTACTTGAACCTGTCTTCTAATGGATTCACAGGGAAAATCCCGAGGGGATTCGAGCTTGTTCCGAGTCTTCAGGTCCTTGATCTGCATGGTAACTCATTTGATGGGAATCTCGACGGCTTGTTCTTCCTTTCGACGAATGCGAGCTATGTTGATTTCAGTGGAAACAGATTGGTGACAACGTCTGGGAAGCTGTTACCTGGTGTTTCTGAGAGCATCAAGCACTTGAACCTCAGTCACAATCAGCTTGAAGGTTCTCTGACTAGTGGGTTTCAGCTGTTTCAGAACTTAAAAGTCTTGGACCTTAGCTACAACCAGTTATCAGGAGAGCTACCAGGTTTCAATTATGTCTATGATCTTCAAGTACTCAAGCTTAGCAACAACAGGTTCTCAGGCTCTCTTCCCAATAATTTGTTGAAAGGTGACTCATTGCTTTTAACAACGCTGGATTTAAGTGGCAACAATCTCTCAG GGCCTATAAGTGCTATCATGTCAACAACTCTTCACACCCTTGATCTTTCTTCAAACTCACTGACCGGGGAGCTTCCTCTCTTGACTGGGAGCTGCGTCTTCCTTGATCTCTCAAACAACCAGTTTGAAGGAAACCTAACAAGATGGTCAAAATGGGAGAACGTAGAGTACCTTGATCTCAGCCAGAACCGTTTCACCGGGTCCTTCCCAGACGTTTCTCCTCAGCTTCTTAGAGCAAATCATCTTAACCTTTCCTACAACAAGCTCACAGGCTCGCTTCCAGAACGGATTCCAACTCATTATCCTAAACTCGGCGTTCTCGATATAAGTTCCAACACCTTGGATGGGCCACTCCCAAGTACGTTACTGTCCATGCCCACTCTGGAGGAAATCCACCTTCAGAACAATGGCATGACTGGTAGCATCGGACCCTTGCCTTATTCTCCTGGTTCAAGAATCCGTCTTCTTGATCTCTCTCACAACAGGTTTGATGGTGATCTTGCTTCTGCGTTCGGGTCTTTGACTAGTCTCCAAGTGCTGAATCTCGCAGCAAATAATCTCTCTGGATCTCTGCCTAACTCCATGGACAAGATGGTCTCTCTGAGCTCACTGGACGTATCACAGAATCATTTCACTGGACCACTCCCAAGCAACTTATCTAGCAGCCTTGTTGCCTTTAACGTGTCGTACAACGATCTGTCAGGAACTGTGCCTGAGAATCTGAAGAGCTTCCCTCCTCCTTCCTTTTATCCTGGTAACAGCCAGCTCATCTTGCCTGCTGGATCATCAACAAGTGCATCAGAAGTTTCCAAAGGGAAACCAATGAACTTGCTAATTAAGGTTGTCATTATAGTTTCATGCGCCATTGCTCTTGTTATCCTCATCCTTGTGGCTGTTCTCCTGTTCTGCATCTGCAAATCAAGAAGACGTGAAGAGCGTAGTAGCATCATCGCAGGTAAAGATACTAACAGGCGGGATCAAACAGTCCCTTCAGGcagtggaggaggaggaggtacTGTTGTCTCTGCTGAGGATCTCGTTGCCTCGAGAAAAGACTCTTCATCAGGAATCCTCAGTCCAGACGAGAAACTAGCTGTTGTTGCAACGGGCTTCTCTCCTTCAAAGACGAGTAACTTATCTTGGTCACCTGGCTCAGGAGACTCACTCCCACCTGATCAGCAGCTAGCACGGCTTGACGTTAGGTCACCAGACAGACTCGTGGGAGAGCTACAGTTTCTTGACGAGTCGATCAGACTGACTCCAGAGGAGTTATCAAGAGCACCGGCTGAAGTTCTGGGGAGAAGCAGCCACGGGACTTCTTATAGAGCAACGCTTGATAATGGAGTGTTTTTAACCGTGAAGTGGCTTAGAGAAGGCGTGGCGAAGCAGAGGAAGGAGTTTGCTAAAGAAGTGAAGAAGTTTACTAACATTAGGCATCCTAATGTTGTCACTCTCAGAGGATACTACTGGGGTCCTACTCAACATGAGAAGCTTATTCTTTCAGATTATATATCCCCTGGAAGCCTAGCTAGCTTCCTCTACG atcGACCAGGCAGGAAAGGCCCTCCACTAGCATGGATCCAACGTTTGAAAATCGCCGTTGACGTGGCACGTGGTCTAAACTATCTCCATTTCGACAGAGCTGTTCCGCACGGCAACCTCAAGGCAACAAACATTCTCTTAGAAGGAGAAGAGCTAAACGCGCGTGTATCGGACTACTGCCTCCACCGTCTCATGACGCAAGCAGGCACGGTGGAACAGATCCTAGACGCGGGCATCCTAGGTTACCGAGCTCCCGAGCTAGCAGCTTCGAGGAAACCGTTGCCTTCTTTCAAAGCGGATGTGTATGCGTTCGGTGTGATACTTCTCGAGATCTTAACGGGAAGATGTGCGGGAGATGTGATCACGGTTGAACAGGAAGGTGTTGATTTGACTGATTGGGTTAGGTTACGTGTTGCTGAAGGACGTGGTGCGGAGTGCTTTGACTCGGTGTTGACGCAGGAGATGGGAAGTGATTCGGTTACGGAGAAAGGGACTAAAGAAGTTCTTGGGGTTGCTTTGAGGTGTATAAGACCTGTTTCTGAGAGACCTGGGATTAAGACCATTTATGAAGACCTGTCTTCTATTTAG